Proteins from a genomic interval of Scomber scombrus chromosome 11, fScoSco1.1, whole genome shotgun sequence:
- the ackr4a gene encoding atypical chemokine receptor 4: MEVSLEEDNYYYHENFTFNFSYDDYSLICEKGDIRSFAAIFLPVAYTVCVVVGLAGNALVVAVYAYHKRLKTMTDTFLTHLAVADLLLLFTLPFWAADAARGWELGEVVCKIVSACYTINFTCCMLLLACISLDRYLAVARAQGREQGGRLQRIFNRRHCWKMCVIVWGTAFILGLPDLILSEVRRASSRNICMAIYPSSIAGEAKASLEIAEVLLGFVVPLLVMLMCYWNVGRALKSLPIESRGKKWKALRVLLIVVGVFVVTQLPYNVLKVYRAMDFVYVLVTHCGTSKALDQAAQVTESLALTHCCLNPILYAFVGSSFRQHMMKVAKKFGEKRRTRGQRRTPAEQEGMEMSFSSHSASQETNTFSV, encoded by the coding sequence ATGGAAGTCTCTTTGGAGGAAGACAACTACTATTACCATGAAAACTTCACTTTCAACTTCAGCTATGATGACTACTCCCTCATCTGTGAGAAGGGTGACATCCGCTCTTTCGCAGCCATCTTCCTCCCTGTCGCATACAcggtgtgtgtggtggtggggctGGCTGGAAACGCCTTAGTAGTCGCTGTATACGCCTACCACAAACGCCTGAAAACCATGACGGACACTTTCCTCACTCACCTGGCTGTGGCGGACCTGCTCCTGCTCTTCACGCTGCCTTTCTGGGCTGCTGATGCGGCAAGGGGTTGGGAACTTGGGGAGGTCGTCTGCAAGATCGTGTCAGCCTGCTACACGATCAACTTCACCTGCTGTATGCTGCTGCTGGCCTGCATCAGCCTGGATCGGTACTTAGCGGTGGCCAGGGCGCAGGGCAGAGAGCAAGGAGGGCGGCTGCAGAGGATATTCAACAGGAGACACTGCTGGAagatgtgtgtgattgtttggGGGACAGCGTTCATCCTGGGCCTGCCTGATTTGATACTCTCCGAAGTGAGGAGGGCATCCAGTAGGAACATCTGTATGGCTATCTATCCTTCGTCTATAGCTGGAGAGGCTAAAGCTTCCCTGGAGATAGCAGAGGTGCTGCTGGGATTTGTGGTTCCTCTCCTGGTTATGTTGATGTGTTACTGGAACGTGGGTCGGGCACTTAAGAGCCTCCCTATCGAAAGCAGAGGCAAGAAGTGGAAAGCCCTGCGTGTCCTCCTTATAGTAGTGGGGGTGTTTGTGGTCACTCAGCTGCCCTATAACGTTTTGAAGGTCTATAGGGCGATGGACTTCGTCTACGTTTTAGTGACGCACTGTGGGACAAGCAAAGCGTTGGACCAGGCTGCTCAGGTGACAGAGAGTCTGGCTCTCACACACTGTTGCCTCAACCCGATCCTCTACGCCTTTGTAGGGTCCTCCTTCCGGCAGCACATGATGAAAGTGGCCAAGAAGTTCGGGGAGA